The following coding sequences lie in one Methanohalophilus levihalophilus genomic window:
- a CDS encoding DUF7714 family protein — MIFPQEYKHVGMTHISPEESENEPVYFLSQYIIVNKPEGASKKYWLYEVQHEGEGLLRRVTDIMLLAGPENILSYEEHLNIKNRNLLVETAHSLCKGDINTVLFTGIDNHVTFVHDPDISEIIEVEILDVAPPYPSRLCDVIRRLEKSGIFGEFGMRFTENIVDLKQFEGDNTVFPCSASGLSGKCLDNDVITEPGSLLVGCEISQALFESRFPGLEYKFISICPFSSDIVKPTKPFIARCCQAERSGQVTIDDIPGATVHWGASEFQIADAIRVLVQRLKEENR; from the coding sequence ATGATCTTCCCTCAGGAATACAAGCATGTGGGTATGACTCACATCTCTCCGGAAGAGAGTGAAAATGAACCAGTTTATTTTCTTTCACAATACATTATCGTAAACAAGCCTGAGGGAGCAAGTAAAAAGTACTGGCTTTACGAAGTCCAGCATGAAGGTGAAGGCCTGCTGCGGAGAGTTACAGATATTATGTTGCTTGCTGGCCCTGAGAACATACTAAGTTATGAAGAGCATCTGAACATAAAAAACAGGAATTTGCTGGTTGAAACTGCTCATTCTCTCTGCAAAGGAGATATCAATACAGTTCTTTTTACGGGAATTGACAATCATGTGACTTTTGTTCATGATCCTGATATTTCTGAAATAATTGAAGTTGAGATTCTTGATGTGGCTCCTCCATATCCTTCAAGGCTTTGTGATGTGATCAGGAGACTTGAGAAATCGGGTATTTTTGGTGAATTCGGAATGCGGTTTACTGAGAATATAGTTGATCTAAAGCAGTTTGAAGGGGATAATACAGTGTTCCCATGTTCTGCATCCGGGCTCTCAGGAAAATGCCTTGACAATGATGTTATTACGGAGCCTGGTTCCCTGCTCGTAGGTTGTGAAATATCTCAAGCACTTTTTGAATCCAGATTTCCGGGGTTGGAATATAAATTTATCAGTATTTGTCCCTTTAGTTCTGATATTGTAAAACCAACAAAACCATTTATTGCACGTTGTTGTCAAGCAGAACGTTCCGGACAGGTGACAATTGATGATATTCCGGGAGCTACAGTCCACTGGGGTGCTTCGGAATTCCAGATTGCAGATGCGATTCGTGTCCTTGTCCAGAGGCTTAAGGAGGAAAACAGATGA
- the galU gene encoding UTP--glucose-1-phosphate uridylyltransferase GalU encodes MEIKKAVIPAAGLGTRFLPVTKSMPKEMLPIIDKPVIHYVVEEAIAAGIDDIIFVTGRSKRSIEDYFDESPELEMHLRNSHKDDLLKIVEDISSMVDIHYIRQKEPKGLGDAIMRSRKHVNGDPFAVLLGDDIIVNKTPCIRQLIEVSKKYQCSTIAVEQVPRKKVSSYGIIKGQPLEESLYILEDIVEKPSIDKAPSDIGAIGRYVFTPEIFDCINEAGIGVGGEIQLTDGIRMLNKMQKVYAYKFAGRRYDTGDKLGYVKAIIDFAIQNESFGSQVKDYLCKKVD; translated from the coding sequence ATGGAAATAAAAAAGGCGGTTATTCCTGCTGCAGGTCTTGGTACTCGCTTTCTTCCGGTGACGAAGTCCATGCCGAAAGAAATGCTTCCAATAATTGACAAACCAGTTATCCATTATGTTGTTGAGGAGGCTATTGCTGCAGGTATAGATGACATCATTTTTGTTACAGGTAGAAGTAAACGTTCCATTGAAGACTATTTTGATGAATCCCCAGAATTGGAGATGCACCTTCGCAATAGTCACAAAGATGATCTCTTGAAAATCGTAGAAGATATTTCTTCAATGGTTGATATCCATTACATAAGGCAGAAAGAACCAAAAGGACTTGGTGATGCCATAATGCGTTCCAGAAAGCATGTCAATGGCGACCCATTTGCGGTGCTTTTAGGCGATGATATAATTGTTAACAAAACTCCCTGTATTCGGCAACTGATAGAAGTATCCAAAAAATATCAGTGTTCTACGATTGCAGTGGAGCAAGTTCCACGTAAGAAAGTTAGTAGTTATGGAATCATAAAGGGGCAACCACTTGAAGAATCTCTTTACATTCTTGAAGACATCGTGGAAAAACCTTCAATTGACAAAGCGCCATCAGATATTGGAGCAATAGGAAGGTATGTGTTTACCCCGGAAATATTTGATTGCATAAATGAAGCTGGAATCGGGGTTGGGGGCGAAATTCAGCTTACAGATGGTATTCGTATGCTTAATAAAATGCAGAAAGTCTATGCTTATAAATTTGCAGGCCGGCGCTATGATACCGGGGATAAATTAGGTTATGTGAAAGCAATCATTGATTTTGCAATCCAGAACGAAAGTTTTGGCTCTCAAGTAAAGGATTACTTGTGCAAAAAAGTCGATTAA
- a CDS encoding isocitrate/isopropylmalate dehydrogenase family protein, translating to MKLAVIEGDGVGKEVIPAALQVLDCFPISFEKVPFEVGYGRWEKTGQAISDDDIELLRGCDCILFGAVTTPPDPNYKSVLLTIRKQLDLYANIRPIHPIKGIHGVNASSDFDILIVRENTEGMYSGIEEVGSEEAFTKRVVTKHGSARIAEVACKFAKKRNQKLTIVHKSNVLKSDTLFLDTCRQVANSMGVEHNDMLVDAMAYDMIRSPEKYGVVVATNLFGDILSDLGAALVGSLGLVPSANIGKNQAFFEPVHGSAPDIAGQGIANPIAAILSVKMLLNWMGEDEAAGKVEMAVEKAISNGVKTPDLGGKATTQELT from the coding sequence ATGAAATTAGCAGTAATTGAAGGAGATGGGGTTGGAAAGGAAGTTATACCGGCTGCTCTTCAAGTGTTGGATTGTTTTCCTATTTCTTTCGAAAAAGTTCCATTTGAAGTTGGCTACGGGCGCTGGGAAAAAACAGGACAGGCAATTTCAGACGACGATATTGAACTTCTCAGAGGTTGCGATTGTATCCTCTTTGGGGCTGTTACAACCCCTCCTGATCCCAATTACAAAAGTGTTCTTCTGACGATTCGGAAGCAACTTGATCTCTATGCAAATATAAGGCCTATTCATCCCATAAAAGGAATCCACGGTGTAAATGCATCAAGCGATTTTGATATTCTGATAGTCAGGGAAAATACTGAAGGTATGTATTCAGGTATCGAAGAAGTAGGCTCAGAAGAAGCTTTCACAAAGCGGGTTGTAACAAAACATGGCTCGGCCCGTATTGCCGAGGTTGCATGCAAATTTGCAAAGAAACGCAATCAAAAACTGACAATAGTGCATAAATCCAATGTACTCAAGTCAGACACCCTTTTTTTGGATACGTGCAGACAGGTTGCGAACTCTATGGGAGTTGAACACAATGATATGCTTGTTGACGCAATGGCCTACGATATGATCCGCTCTCCTGAAAAGTATGGTGTAGTTGTTGCTACCAATCTTTTTGGGGATATTCTGAGTGATCTGGGGGCGGCTCTAGTTGGCAGTCTTGGCCTTGTGCCAAGTGCAAACATCGGTAAGAACCAGGCATTTTTTGAACCAGTTCACGGAAGTGCTCCTGATATTGCAGGACAGGGGATTGCAAATCCTATAGCTGCAATTCTTTCTGTGAAAATGTTACTTAACTGGATGGGCGAAGACGAAGCTGCCGGAAAGGTAGAGATGGCAGTCGAAAAAGCGATTTCCAACGGTGTCAAAACTCCTGATCTTGGGGGAAAAGCAACTACTCAGGAACTAACATAG
- a CDS encoding 3-isopropylmalate dehydratase small subunit, with translation MKSMIKGKAWLYGDDIDTDVIIPGKYLRTTDMQVFADHAMEGIDPGFSKKISPGDIIVARNNFGCGSSREQAPLALKHAGVGCVIANSFGRIFFRNSINVGLPLMEADVTCKEGDEVEVDLLKGQITVGDKVFEGHKLPDFLLEILTDGGLVEHRKKQKQG, from the coding sequence ATGAAAAGCATGATCAAAGGAAAAGCATGGCTGTACGGGGATGATATTGATACCGATGTTATTATCCCCGGGAAATATTTGAGAACCACCGACATGCAGGTCTTTGCCGATCATGCAATGGAGGGCATTGATCCCGGATTTTCCAAAAAAATATCTCCCGGTGACATAATAGTTGCAAGGAATAATTTTGGTTGTGGTTCTTCAAGGGAGCAGGCGCCACTTGCCCTGAAACATGCGGGGGTAGGCTGCGTAATTGCAAATTCCTTTGGGCGCATTTTTTTCCGCAATTCCATTAACGTAGGGCTTCCCCTTATGGAAGCAGATGTTACCTGCAAAGAAGGGGATGAAGTGGAAGTCGATCTTCTTAAAGGGCAAATCACAGTTGGTGACAAGGTCTTTGAAGGTCACAAATTGCCAGATTTCCTGCTTGAAATTCTTACCGATGGTGGTCTTGTGGAGCACCGCAAAAAACAGAAACAGGGTTAA